One Candidatus Poribacteria bacterium genomic region harbors:
- the sucC gene encoding ADP-forming succinate--CoA ligase subunit beta — MNIHEYQAKQILESYGVNTLPGEVAETPEEAEAIAQELNCERYVVKAQIHAGGRGKGGGIKVANSTAEVKQHAGILLGMQLVTPQTGPEGKQVRKVLVAEAVKIEKEYYLAILLDRETSQLTLIGSEEGGVNIEEVAAQTPEKIIRTQIDPAFGLTEFQARKFTYKLIANSTYHPIIPNATALILSLYDAFTNCDCSLVEINPLAIISKDDELEIVALDSKVNLDDNSLWRHPDIAEMRDPHEEDSSELEASESGLSYIRLDGDIGCMVNGAGLAMATMDIIKQNGGEPANFLDVGGGASVEAVAHAFRLILADESVKAVLVNIFGGIMKCDTIANGIVEAAKQVELNVPLVVRLEGTNVELGKQIIAESDLNVQQAEGLSEAAQLAVTAANPA; from the coding sequence ATGAATATCCACGAATACCAAGCCAAACAAATTCTCGAATCCTACGGGGTTAATACGCTGCCCGGTGAGGTTGCCGAAACACCGGAGGAGGCGGAAGCCATCGCGCAGGAACTCAATTGTGAGAGATACGTTGTCAAGGCACAAATCCATGCGGGTGGACGCGGGAAAGGCGGCGGCATCAAAGTTGCAAACTCCACTGCAGAAGTCAAACAACACGCCGGAATTCTTCTCGGCATGCAGCTCGTAACACCACAGACCGGTCCCGAAGGGAAACAGGTCCGTAAAGTCCTTGTCGCCGAAGCCGTAAAAATAGAGAAAGAATACTACCTCGCTATATTGCTTGACCGTGAAACCTCACAGCTCACCTTAATCGGCAGCGAAGAGGGGGGAGTCAATATTGAGGAAGTCGCAGCGCAAACCCCCGAAAAAATCATTAGAACACAAATTGACCCTGCTTTCGGTTTAACGGAATTTCAAGCGCGAAAGTTCACATACAAACTGATTGCTAACTCGACCTATCACCCAATTATTCCAAACGCCACAGCACTAATTTTATCGCTTTATGATGCATTCACTAACTGCGACTGTTCACTCGTAGAGATTAACCCGTTGGCGATTATATCAAAAGATGACGAATTAGAGATCGTCGCACTCGATTCCAAGGTCAATCTTGACGACAATTCACTCTGGCGACATCCTGACATTGCTGAGATGCGAGACCCCCACGAAGAAGACTCGAGTGAACTGGAAGCGAGCGAATCTGGTTTGAGTTACATCCGTCTTGATGGCGATATTGGGTGTATGGTGAACGGTGCCGGATTAGCAATGGCAACGATGGATATTATCAAACAGAACGGTGGCGAACCGGCAAACTTCCTCGATGTCGGGGGTGGGGCATCTGTTGAGGCAGTGGCGCACGCTTTCCGTCTTATTCTTGCAGACGAAAGCGTAAAGGCTGTTCTCGTTAACATCTTCGGTGGTATCATGAAATGTGATACAATCGCGAACGGTATCGTTGAAGCGGCGAAACAGGTTGAACTCAACGTTCCGCTCGTCGTCCGGTTAGAAGGGACAAACGTAGAACTCGGAAAACAGATTATTGCCGAATCGGACCTGAACGTTCAACAAGCAGAAGGACTCTCTGAAGCGGCACAACTGGCAGTAACAGCAGCAAACCCTGCATAA
- a CDS encoding phosphoglycerate kinase: MEKLELKDIDVNEKRVLVRVDFNVPMKDGKITDETRITAVLPTLLALINADAKIILVTHLGRPEVGSSADREVLSTEPIAVALSRKLGTRVAHVKDCIGKSVQNAVESLRNGEVLLLENVRFYTEETENDAVFAEQLASLADVYVNDAFGTAHRAHASTEGVTHYLNPCVAGFLMAREIYYLSTSLENPARPYVAILGGAKISDKITLIETLLEQVDKLLIGGGMAYTFLSAMGFSIGNSLVETEKLDVAKSLVEREDFSDTVLLPIDHVVGKAFDPETKSKVVDKGYIPDDWQGLDIGPETVAAFGEQIATAKTVVWNGPLGVYEFEKFAQGTIAVAKQIADSESVSIIGGGDCVAAIQQAGVADRMTHISTGGGASLEFLEGKSLPGIVALTDSETE, translated from the coding sequence ATGGAAAAACTTGAATTAAAGGACATAGACGTTAACGAAAAACGCGTCCTAGTGCGGGTGGATTTCAACGTCCCGATGAAAGATGGGAAAATCACCGATGAAACCCGCATCACTGCTGTTTTGCCGACGCTCTTAGCCCTCATTAATGCCGATGCTAAAATCATCTTGGTGACACATTTAGGGAGACCCGAAGTCGGTTCGTCAGCAGACCGAGAGGTGCTTTCGACTGAACCGATTGCCGTAGCTCTCAGTCGGAAGCTCGGCACGCGCGTCGCACACGTCAAGGATTGCATCGGCAAGTCGGTCCAAAATGCTGTGGAATCTTTGCGCAATGGGGAGGTACTGCTTCTTGAAAATGTCCGCTTCTATACTGAAGAAACAGAGAACGATGCGGTATTTGCCGAGCAACTTGCCTCGCTCGCGGATGTCTATGTCAACGATGCCTTCGGGACAGCACACCGGGCACACGCATCAACTGAAGGCGTGACGCACTACCTGAATCCGTGTGTCGCGGGATTCTTGATGGCACGCGAAATCTATTATCTAAGTACGAGCCTGGAAAACCCTGCACGTCCTTATGTCGCTATTCTCGGTGGTGCAAAAATATCTGACAAAATTACACTCATTGAAACGCTCCTTGAACAGGTGGATAAACTCCTCATCGGCGGCGGTATGGCATATACATTTTTATCAGCAATGGGGTTCAGTATCGGCAATTCGCTTGTTGAAACCGAGAAACTTGACGTTGCAAAATCGTTGGTCGAAAGGGAGGACTTCTCAGACACTGTCTTACTGCCGATAGATCACGTTGTGGGCAAAGCTTTTGATCCTGAAACGAAGTCTAAGGTTGTAGACAAAGGATATATCCCCGATGACTGGCAGGGGTTAGACATCGGTCCCGAAACAGTAGCAGCGTTCGGTGAACAGATCGCAACAGCCAAAACTGTGGTGTGGAACGGTCCCTTGGGTGTCTATGAGTTCGAGAAGTTCGCGCAAGGCACGATCGCCGTGGCGAAACAGATTGCCGATTCGGAGTCGGTGAGTATTATCGGCGGTGGTGATTGTGTCGCAGCGATACAACAAGCCGGTGTCGCTGATCGGATGACGCATATCTCAACAGGAGGCGGTGCCTCCTTAGAGTTTTTAGAAGGAAAATCGCTACCCGGTATCGTTGCTTTAACGGATTCAGAAACGGAGTGA
- a CDS encoding AAA-like domain-containing protein — protein sequence MRWFETRGPVYVEDNYVVARTDELADFMDRIKKGRYIVLFAPRQTGKTTFFQNALDALETEGSTYFPIQLNFEGYVDSDADAFYRSLCKEMCKEIKSVFQKRGKSPSDALNGFLANAQITEPISMREFFEDLGGLLENQRFVVIIDEFDSIPRDAIRGFLHSLRQIYLSRKTRCPHSVGIVGVKNITQLNYDRSISPFNIQDEFKLPNFTIEQVQELFSQYTDEVGQPFAPETIEAIHKQTAGQPVLVNRFAQILTEELDIPKSEPITMTHFSEAHIQLLREGHTNIDHLITNIRRDRRFEALLMKIASYDEGVDFNLDSDIINELATYGVIVEGADGMCEIVNPIYHYCIIDTFKPIVNGLEQEYLPDDTA from the coding sequence ATGAGATGGTTTGAGACCCGCGGTCCTGTCTATGTTGAGGATAACTACGTTGTCGCACGCACAGATGAGCTTGCGGATTTTATGGATCGCATAAAAAAAGGCAGATATATCGTCCTCTTTGCGCCGCGTCAGACAGGCAAGACAACATTCTTCCAAAATGCCCTCGACGCACTTGAAACTGAAGGTAGCACCTATTTCCCAATACAGCTTAATTTTGAAGGGTACGTAGACAGCGATGCCGATGCTTTTTATAGGTCTCTCTGCAAAGAAATGTGTAAAGAAATTAAGAGTGTCTTCCAGAAACGCGGGAAGAGTCCTTCTGATGCGCTCAATGGATTTTTGGCGAACGCGCAGATAACTGAACCTATTTCGATGCGGGAGTTTTTTGAAGATCTTGGAGGGCTGCTGGAAAATCAGCGGTTTGTCGTGATTATTGACGAGTTTGACAGTATTCCACGGGATGCTATTAGAGGGTTCCTGCATTCGCTGCGTCAAATTTACCTTTCTCGGAAGACTCGGTGTCCGCACAGCGTCGGCATCGTCGGGGTCAAGAACATCACACAACTCAACTACGATCGCTCCATCTCTCCCTTTAATATACAAGACGAATTCAAATTACCTAATTTCACAATTGAACAGGTACAAGAACTCTTTTCACAATATACCGACGAAGTCGGACAACCCTTCGCACCTGAAACCATTGAAGCCATCCACAAACAGACTGCCGGTCAGCCTGTGCTGGTCAATCGTTTCGCGCAAATTCTTACCGAGGAATTAGACATCCCGAAAAGCGAACCGATTACGATGACACATTTTTCAGAAGCACATATCCAACTCCTTCGCGAAGGACACACGAATATTGATCACCTGATAACCAATATCCGTAGGGATCGCCGGTTTGAGGCACTCCTCATGAAAATCGCCTCTTATGATGAAGGCGTGGATTTCAACTTGGACAGTGACATTATCAACGAACTTGCTACTTATGGTGTTATTGTTGAAGGTGCTGACGGTATGTGTGAAATTGTCAACCCAATTTATCACTATTGCATCATAGACACATTCAAACCGATAGTGAACGGACTCGAACAGGAATATTTACCAGATGACACTGCTTAA